The Halarcobacter mediterraneus genomic interval AAGAAATAAAAGAACAAAAGAATTTAGAAAAAGGAAAAGCTAAAAAAAGTGGTCTAAAGTGGAGCTTAGAAGATAAAATCAAACTAAAAAGTATGTTTAAAAAAGATATAACAATAAATCAAATATCATCAAAACTAGAACGAAGTTCTACAGCTATAATAGGAGAACTTTTTAAAAGTGAAACAATAAAAAAAGAGGAACAAATAACTCTTTTAAAATTAATAAAAGCTAATAAAAAAGCCAGAAAAAGTGTTTTATAAAAATAAATATACTGAGCTTTTGACTATCTTTTATGCTATACTTCAAAAAAATAAAAAGGCTAAATCATTATTTTATTAAATAAAACAATACTAGAACAATTTAAAATATTTTGTCAAAGAAACAATCCTAAAGATATGCAAACAGCTGTTAATTATTTTGCTGTTTTTGGAGGGCTTGATGTAAAGCTTGATTTAACAAAACCTTTAAGAACATTAATTATACGGCATATACTAGATGCTTTTTATGATATCCATGATTATATAGAAAAGAAAACAAAAAATTCTTCTTTATCACATAAGGTTTTAACAGGAATTTCTTTAGGAGATAGAAGAGTAAATAGTGCTTTTAAAAGAGCAAATATTGAGTATGAAGAAGGGATTGATATTCTTGATGAGTTAGAAGAATTACAGTTTATTTCTACTGAAACTTCAATGGATTTTTTAACAAATCAATTTGAAGAAAATGAAACAGCTGATAAACTTCTTTTTACTACGCCTTTTTTAAGATTTTGGTTTGCTTTTGTATCTCCTTTATATAAAGGAATAGCAAGGGAAGATTATGATGAATGTTTTAAAAAGTTTGATAACTATCAAGCAGAGTTTATGGATTTGATTTTTGAACAATTATGTCATGAATATACAAAAGAAATTTTTGAAAATGATGAAATATCAGAAATTGGAAGATATTGGGATGATGAAAGAAGAGAGATAAATCTTTTAGCTCAAACTAATAGTGGAAAAATCGTTGTTGGGCTTTGTAAATATACAAATTCAAAAATGAAAAATAGTGATGTTTCAAATTTAAAGAAAGTTTGCTTGGACTTAGAGATAATACCTGATTATGTTGTACTCTTCTCAAAAACTGGCTTTACAAATGAATTAAAGTCTCAAAAAAATGAAACTCTTAGACTATTTACAATAAAGAGTTTAAAAGGTTTATTGTAAGTGTCAATAAAGAAGTTTTTTTATGAAGATAATCATTTTCTAGAATACAATGATTATAATAGTTCTTTTTCAAAGGCACTGATTTTATTACCTGGAACCTTTGGAACTATTAAACAAAATGAATTAGCAGAATTTTATAAAGAAAAAAATATAAGACTTCTTGTAGTAAGTAGAGTGGGCTATGGAAACTCTACTTATAAACAACTTGAAAATTATTTAGAATATGCAAATATTCTAATTAGACTATTTGATTTTTTAAAATTAGATAACTTCTCTCTTTTTGGTATTTCAGCAGGAGCTTTGCATTGTTATTGTTTAGATACCTTAATCTCTAAAAGAATTGAAAATATTTTTATTTATTCAGGAATGGCTGCAATAAATGAAAAAGAAGTTATCCAATGTTATGGAAATTATGAACAAATAAAAAGATTTTATGAGTTTTTTGCAAAACAAAGTGAAAAAGAAAATGGTGAGTTTATGTTTAACTTTTATAATGAAATCTTTGATGAAGAGTTTAAAAAAAGTGATAGATATAAAGATACAATTGCAAATGATAAAAAAGCCTTAGGTCAAGAAGTAAAACTTCAAAGTAAAGATTGGGGCTTTACAATAAAAGATGTTAGTTCAAAAGTATATATGTATCATGCCAAAGATGATAAAGAAGTTCCTTTTCAAGCAGTTGAAAAAACAGTAGAAATACTTAAAAACTCTTCTTTAAAACTTGTAGAGAAAGGAGGTCATTTTAATAGACCTTCTTTTTATAAATTTAATGAATTTATAGCTTCAAAACTTTAGTTTTTATTTTCAACTTTTGATATAAACTGTTCAATTTTTGTAGCAAAATAAACAGGACACTCTATCATTGGATAATGCCCAGCTTCTTGACATTCTAATATGTTTACATTTTTATAATCTATGTCAAATATTTTTTTTACATTAGTTTTCGAAAAAACAGGAAAGTCATATTTTCCTACAATAATATTTATAGGTATTTGAATTTTTGAAACTTCACTTCTAAAATCCTCTTCTAAATACATCTTCATATAACCAACTCTTGCTTCTAAAGTAGAAGAGTTATAAGCCATAGATATTCTATAATCTTTCCAAGCTTTTGTATATCTTTTACTCGCTGCTTCAACTATTTGTTCTATTTTATTCTCATTTTTTTGCATATCTGAAATAAGTTCATTTTTAGCTTTTTCTTTCATGATAACTCCACTAGCACTTATAGGAGTTATTAAAATTAATTGTTTTATTCTATCATCTATTAAGGCAAGTTTTTGAGCTATCATTGTTGACATAGAGTGAGCGATAATATGTACAGAGTCAAGATTTAGATGAGTGATAAGGTTTTTCACATCATTAGAAGCTTCGTCACTTGAGTACTCACCTTTAAATTCCTTTGATAAGCCATAACCTCTAAGGTCAGTAAAATAATATGTATATTTAGAAGTATTCAAGTAAGAAAATATTGCTTTATAGTTTTCACAAGAACCCATAAGTTCGTGTAAAACGATAATAGAAATTTCACCTTTTCCTATTTTATTATAATTAAGTATTGTCATAAATTTTTCTTTGTTTTTGAAATATTAACATTTTTATATGTAATTTATATGAAATCATTTTTTAATATACTATAAAAGACATAAGGATAAACTAAGATTATGTTAAGTTTAATTTAAGTATAATCCATGACTTTTTTAGAAAACTCAACGTTTCCTAGAATGGTAGTATCGTTTTGATTATGTAGCTTAACATATGTCAAAGTATGCGAGAAGCATGAGCCGCTTTACAGCTCAAACCAAATTTTATAAGGAAAGAAATGCCTACTATCAATCAACTTGTTAGAAAAGAGCGAAAAAAGGTGATTAAAAAATCTAAATCACCAGCTTTAGACAAATGTCCACAAAGAAGAGGTGTATGTACAAGAGTATATACTACAACTCCAAAGAAACCTAACTCGGCTTTAAGAAAAGTTGCAAAAGTTAGATTAACTACTGGATTCGAGGTTATCTCATATATCGGTGGTGAGGGTCACAACTTACAAGAACACTCTATTGTATTAGTTAGAGGGGGAAGAGTTAAGGATTTACCTGGGGTTAAGTATCACATCGTTAGAGGTGCTTTAGATACTGCTGGTGTTGCAAATAGAACTGTTGCAAGATCTAAATATGGTACTAAAAAGCCAAAGAAATAAGTAGAAGGATAAGATAATGAGAAGAAGAAAAGCTCCTGTTAGAGAAGTAATGGCTGATCCTATCTACAATAGTAAAGTGATCACAAAATTTATTAATACTGTAATGTTAGATGGTAAAAAATCTACTGCGCAAAAAATTATGTATGGTGCAATTGCAAACTTAGATGCAAGAGGTGAAGAATCTGGCATTGAATTATTTGAAAAAGCAATTGAAAATGTTAAACCACTTTTAGAAGTTAAATCTAGAAGAGTTGGTGGAGCTACTTATCAAGTACCTGTTGAAGTTAGACCTGTAAGAAGACAAACTTTAGCATTAAGATGGATTGTAGACGCTGCTAGAAAAAGAAATGAAAGAACAATGGTAGAAAGATTAGCAAACGAATTATTCGAAGCTGCTAATGACAGAGGTGCATCATTCAAGAAGAAAGAAGATATGCACAGAATGGCAGAAGCAAACAAAGCATTTGCTCACTATAGATGGTAATAGGAAACAATTAACATGGCTAGAAAAACACCACTTAACAGAGTTCGAAATATCGGTATTGCTGCACACATTGATGCAGGAAAAACTACAACAACAGAAAGAATTTTATTTTATACTGGTGTATCTCACAAAATTGGTGAGGTTCACGAGGGTGCTGCAACTATGGACTGGATGGAACAAGAGCAAGAAAGAGGTATTACAATTACTTCTGCTGCTACTACTTGTCACTGGCCTCACCCAATAACAAATGAGCAATTACAAGTAAATATTATTGACACTCCAGGTCACGTTGACTTTACAATTGAAGTTGAGAGATCTATGAGAGTTCTTGATGGTGCCGTAGCTGTATTTTGTTCAGTAGGTGGAGTTCAACCACAATCTGAAACAGTTTGGAGACAAGCTAACAAATATAGAGTACCAAGAATGATTTTTGTTAACAAAATGGATAGAACTGGTGCAGACTTCTTTAATGTTGAAAAGCAAGTTTCTGAAAGATTAAAAGCTAATCCAATTCCAATTCAAATTCCAATTGGTGCAGAGGAAGATTTCCAAGGTGTAGTTGATTTAGTAAAAATGAAAGCTATTGTTTGGGATCAAGATGCTGCAATGGGTTCTAACTATCACGTAGAAGATATTCCTGCTGATTTACAAGATAAAGCTGAAGAGTATAGAGAAAAGATGATTGAAGCTGCTGCTGAGTCTTCAGAAGAGTTAATGGAAAAATACTTTGAAGAAGGTGAATTAAGCGAAGAAGAAATCATTTCTGGTCTTAAAGCTGGTTGTTTAGCTATGTCTATTACTCCCATGACTTGTGGTACAGCATTTAAAAATAAAGGTGTACAAACTTTACTTGATGCAGTTGCTATGTATTTACCTGCTCCAACAGAAGTTGCAGACATTAAAGGTGAAACTCAAGATGGTGACGCTGTTATTGTTCCTTCAACTGATGAAGGTGAAGTTGCAGCATTAGCATTTAAAATTATGACTGACCCATTTGTTGGGCAATTAACATTTACAAGAGTATATAGAGGACAATTAGAGTCTGGTACTTATGTAATGAACTCAACTAAAATGAAAAAAGAGAGAATCGGAAGATTACTTAAAATGCACGCAAATAACAGAGAAGAAGTTTCTGAACTTTATGCTGGTGAAATTGGTGCTGTTGTTGGTCTTAAAAACACAATTACAGGTGACACTTTAGCGTCTGAAAAAGATCCAGTTATCCTAGAAAGAATGGATTTCCCAGAACCAGTTATTTCTGTTGCTGTTGAACCAAAAACTAAAGCTGACCAAGAAAAAATGGGTATTGCTTTAGGAAAATTAGCAGAAGAAGATCCATCATTTAGAGTAAATACTGATGAAGAGTCTGGACAAACTATTATTTCAGGTATGGGTGAATTACACCTTGAGATTCTTGTAGATAGAATGAAAAGAGAATTTAAAGTTGAAGCTGAAGTAGGTGCTCCACAAGTTGCTTATAGAGAAACTATTAAGAACCCAGTTAAAAATGAGTACAAATATGCTAAGCAATCTGGTGGTAAAGGTCAATATGGTCACGTATTCTTAGAAATCAATCCATTACCATCTGATTCTGAAGATAACTTCAAGTTTAATAACAACATTAAAGGTGGGGTTGTACCAAAAGAGTATATTCCTGCAGTTCAAAAAGGTTGTGAAGAAGCTATGGCTGGTGGTATTCTTGCTGGATATCCAATGGTTAATATTGAAGTTACACTTTATGATGGTTCTTACCACGACGTTGACTCATCTGAGATGGCGTTTAAATTAGCTGCATCAATGGGATTTAAAGAGGGTTGTAGAAGTGCTGCTGCACAAGCTGTAATCTTAGAGCCAATGATGAAAGTTGAAATTGAAACTCCTGAAGAGTATATGGGAGATGTTATCGGTGATGTTAACAAAAGAAGAGGACAAGTTCAATCTATGGATGAAAGAGCTGGTGTTAAACTAGTTACTGCAATGATTCCATTATCTGAAATGTTTGGATACTCTACAGACTTAAGATCTATGTCTCAAGGTAGAGCAACTTATGGTATGTTATTTGATAACTATGCTGAAGTTCCAAAAAATGTTTCTGAAGAAATCATCGCTAAGAGAAATGGTTAATCACGTTAATAAGAAGTGAATTTCTTCACTTCTTTAGTGATTCTCAAAGAGAGTGCATAGCACAAGAACGAGCTTTTCTATATGTAATAGAAATTTTTAATTTCGTAATTACATAGAAAAGGTCTGAACTAAGCACATACAAAATTGTGAATAGTTTCACTTCAAAGCTCAAGCTTCGGCTTGGGCTTTTTTTATACCCACTACTTTTTAACAATTAATTTGATAAAATCCATATAAATTATATAATCAAATAGGAAACATATTTGAAATTAACAAGAAGTGCGAAAAAACTTACAAATAAAAATAGTGCAGGAATTATTTTAAAACCAGATTCTCCTGAAATAAAGAAAGAATATTATGAAATAATTGATTACTTTAAAGCACATAATATTGAAGTTTTTCTAGAAGAAAATAGTGCAGAAATGATTAATGAAATAAATTGTTTTTCATTGGATCAGTTATGTGAAAAAGTAGATTTTTTAGTTTCTGTTGGTGGTGATGGCACTTTATTATCAGTTGTTAGGAATTCATTTAAATACAATATTCCTATCTTAGGAGTTCACTTAGGTACTCTTGGTTTTTTAACAGATATAACCTATGAAGAATTACCTAAGTTTTTAATTGATTTTATAAATAATAACTATAGAATTGATAATAGAATGTTAGTAGAATGTCAAGTAAATAACAAAACTTTTGTTGCCTTTAATGATATTGTAATTTCAAGAAAAACTGTTTCATCAATGATTCGACTTAAAGCAAAAATAAATGGTACTGCTTTTAACTCATATTATGGTGATGGGGTGATAATTTCAACTCCTACAGGTTCTACTGCTTATAATTTATCAGTAGGTGGACCAATTGTATATCCTTTAACTGAAGCATTTATTATAACACCTGTAGCTCCTCATAGTCTTACACAAAGACCTTTAGTAATGCCAGCAGATATAGAAATAGAGTTTAAAATAAAAGATGAGGAAGGTGCAGTTTTATTAATAGATGGACAAGATACTTACGAAGTTGAAAATGAATCTATAATAAAAGTTACAATTTCAAATAAAAAAGCAAAATTAATTCATAGAACAAAAAGAAATTTTTTTGAAGTTTTAAATGATAAATTACAATGGGGAAATTGATTTATGATTGATAGAATTTATTTAAAAGATTTTTTGTCTTTTAAAGAAGTAGAAATGGAATTAGCTAAAGGACTTATAGTTTTTACAGGACCAAGTGGAGCAGGTAAATCTGTATTAATGCAATCTATTCTTTCTTTATTTGCAATAAATGATAGTAAAGCTAGTTTAGGTGAAGTATCTCTAGTAGATTCAAATATAGAAGATGAAGTTTATGATATTTCAAAGAGTGATGATATAGTAATTAAACAAATAAAAAAAGATAAGGTAAGATTTTTTTTAAACGCTCAAACTATTTCAAAAAAGAATTTAAATAGCTTTTCAAAAAAGTTAATCAAGCATCTTCACTTAAAAGATACAAGTGATTTTGATAGTAAAAAACTTATAACATTTTTAGACTCTTTATGTTTAAAAGAGTACAAAGAGTTTAAAGCTTTAAAAGAAAGTTTTATTAAGGAATATAAAGAGTTAGAAAAAACAAGAAAAGAATTAGAGAAAATAAAAGAAGATGAATCAAAATTAGAAGATTTAAAAGAGTTTGCAAAATTTGAAATAGAAAAGATTCAGAGTATAAATCCTCAAGTAGATGAGTTTGAAGAATTAGCTTCATTAAAGAAAAAACTTTCTCAAAAAGAAAAAATTGAAGAGGCTATAAAATCTGCAAGTCCAATTTTTGAATATACTAATCATGTAAATAATGTATTAGAACTTTTAGATGAAGATTCAAGTTTTTTTGATGAAAGTATAAATGAATTAAATAATATTTTTGAAAAATTTAATGACTCCTTATATGAATTAGAAGAATTAGATATTGAAACAGTTTTAGACAGACTTGAAAAACTTTCTAGCTTACAAAAAAGGTTTGGTTCAATAGATGAAGCAATTGCTTATAAAGAAGAGAAACAAAAAGAATTAGATAGCTATGAAAATATTTCTTTTGAAAAATCTCAGCTAGAAAAAAATCTAAAAAAGTTAAATGAAAGTATTTCTATTTTAGTGAATAAAATATCAATTTTTAGAAAAAAATCTGTAGTTATTTTAGAAGAAAAAATTAATCATTATTTAAAATATCTATATCTTTCTAATGCAAAAATAACTTTAAATGAAAAAAGTTTAGACAATACAGGGATAGATGAAGTACAGTTTGAATTAAATGGTGTAAATCTAGATACAATAAGTAGTGGAGAGTTTAATAGGTTAAGACTAGCTCTTTTAACTTCAATTAGTGAATTTGAAATAGTAAGTAATGGAATATTATTTTTAGATGAAATTGATGCAAATTTAAGTGGTAAAGAAAGTTCAGCAATTGCAACTGTACTAGAAAAGCTTTCAGAAAATTATCAAATCTTTGCAATTTCTCATCAACCTCAATTAACATCAACAGCAGATATACATTTTTTAGTTGATAAAAAAGATGGTATTTCTACTGTAAAAAAACTTGATGATAAATCAAGGGTAGATGAAATAGCAAGAATGATTAGTGGCGCAGATATAACAGAAGATGCTTACACTTTTGCAAAGAATCTTTTAGAAAAAAGAGATTAAGAATTAACTTCAAACTCTTTTTTCATATTTGAAATAAGTTTAGTAACTTTATCTTTTTTGCTAGCCTCTGTTATCTCATTTAGTATTTTTGGTAAGTTATTATGAAACTTTTTTAAGAAATCAAGGATATACTTAGATTTCTTATTTGTATTATTTATATGAGCATTTAATTCAATCATTTCATGTACTAAATTAGAGTATCCAAGAAATGCTGCATAATTAATAGGTAAAACTCCAAATTTATCGGGTTTATTTAATTGTTTTTGACAATGGGCATAAATATATTTAAACATTTTTAAATCATTTTTCCATACTGCATTATGAACCATTGTTCTTCCTTTATCATCAATGGCATTGATATTTGCTCCAGCATTAAGTAATATTCTTACAACATTAATATCTAAATCTAAAATTGCCTTATGAAGTGTTATTCCTCCAA includes:
- the rpsG gene encoding 30S ribosomal protein S7, whose amino-acid sequence is MRRRKAPVREVMADPIYNSKVITKFINTVMLDGKKSTAQKIMYGAIANLDARGEESGIELFEKAIENVKPLLEVKSRRVGGATYQVPVEVRPVRRQTLALRWIVDAARKRNERTMVERLANELFEAANDRGASFKKKEDMHRMAEANKAFAHYRW
- the rpsL gene encoding 30S ribosomal protein S12, with the protein product MPTINQLVRKERKKVIKKSKSPALDKCPQRRGVCTRVYTTTPKKPNSALRKVAKVRLTTGFEVISYIGGEGHNLQEHSIVLVRGGRVKDLPGVKYHIVRGALDTAGVANRTVARSKYGTKKPKK
- a CDS encoding alpha/beta fold hydrolase: MTILNYNKIGKGEISIIVLHELMGSCENYKAIFSYLNTSKYTYYFTDLRGYGLSKEFKGEYSSDEASNDVKNLITHLNLDSVHIIAHSMSTMIAQKLALIDDRIKQLILITPISASGVIMKEKAKNELISDMQKNENKIEQIVEAASKRYTKAWKDYRISMAYNSSTLEARVGYMKMYLEEDFRSEVSKIQIPINIIVGKYDFPVFSKTNVKKIFDIDYKNVNILECQEAGHYPMIECPVYFATKIEQFISKVENKN
- a CDS encoding alpha/beta fold hydrolase — protein: MSIKKFFYEDNHFLEYNDYNSSFSKALILLPGTFGTIKQNELAEFYKEKNIRLLVVSRVGYGNSTYKQLENYLEYANILIRLFDFLKLDNFSLFGISAGALHCYCLDTLISKRIENIFIYSGMAAINEKEVIQCYGNYEQIKRFYEFFAKQSEKENGEFMFNFYNEIFDEEFKKSDRYKDTIANDKKALGQEVKLQSKDWGFTIKDVSSKVYMYHAKDDKEVPFQAVEKTVEILKNSSLKLVEKGGHFNRPSFYKFNEFIASKL
- a CDS encoding DUF234 domain-containing protein; translation: MQTAVNYFAVFGGLDVKLDLTKPLRTLIIRHILDAFYDIHDYIEKKTKNSSLSHKVLTGISLGDRRVNSAFKRANIEYEEGIDILDELEELQFISTETSMDFLTNQFEENETADKLLFTTPFLRFWFAFVSPLYKGIAREDYDECFKKFDNYQAEFMDLIFEQLCHEYTKEIFENDEISEIGRYWDDERREINLLAQTNSGKIVVGLCKYTNSKMKNSDVSNLKKVCLDLEIIPDYVVLFSKTGFTNELKSQKNETLRLFTIKSLKGLL
- a CDS encoding NAD(+)/NADH kinase → MKLTRSAKKLTNKNSAGIILKPDSPEIKKEYYEIIDYFKAHNIEVFLEENSAEMINEINCFSLDQLCEKVDFLVSVGGDGTLLSVVRNSFKYNIPILGVHLGTLGFLTDITYEELPKFLIDFINNNYRIDNRMLVECQVNNKTFVAFNDIVISRKTVSSMIRLKAKINGTAFNSYYGDGVIISTPTGSTAYNLSVGGPIVYPLTEAFIITPVAPHSLTQRPLVMPADIEIEFKIKDEEGAVLLIDGQDTYEVENESIIKVTISNKKAKLIHRTKRNFFEVLNDKLQWGN
- a CDS encoding AAA family ATPase, which encodes MIDRIYLKDFLSFKEVEMELAKGLIVFTGPSGAGKSVLMQSILSLFAINDSKASLGEVSLVDSNIEDEVYDISKSDDIVIKQIKKDKVRFFLNAQTISKKNLNSFSKKLIKHLHLKDTSDFDSKKLITFLDSLCLKEYKEFKALKESFIKEYKELEKTRKELEKIKEDESKLEDLKEFAKFEIEKIQSINPQVDEFEELASLKKKLSQKEKIEEAIKSASPIFEYTNHVNNVLELLDEDSSFFDESINELNNIFEKFNDSLYELEELDIETVLDRLEKLSSLQKRFGSIDEAIAYKEEKQKELDSYENISFEKSQLEKNLKKLNESISILVNKISIFRKKSVVILEEKINHYLKYLYLSNAKITLNEKSLDNTGIDEVQFELNGVNLDTISSGEFNRLRLALLTSISEFEIVSNGILFLDEIDANLSGKESSAIATVLEKLSENYQIFAISHQPQLTSTADIHFLVDKKDGISTVKKLDDKSRVDEIARMISGADITEDAYTFAKNLLEKRD
- the fusA gene encoding elongation factor G — encoded protein: MARKTPLNRVRNIGIAAHIDAGKTTTTERILFYTGVSHKIGEVHEGAATMDWMEQEQERGITITSAATTCHWPHPITNEQLQVNIIDTPGHVDFTIEVERSMRVLDGAVAVFCSVGGVQPQSETVWRQANKYRVPRMIFVNKMDRTGADFFNVEKQVSERLKANPIPIQIPIGAEEDFQGVVDLVKMKAIVWDQDAAMGSNYHVEDIPADLQDKAEEYREKMIEAAAESSEELMEKYFEEGELSEEEIISGLKAGCLAMSITPMTCGTAFKNKGVQTLLDAVAMYLPAPTEVADIKGETQDGDAVIVPSTDEGEVAALAFKIMTDPFVGQLTFTRVYRGQLESGTYVMNSTKMKKERIGRLLKMHANNREEVSELYAGEIGAVVGLKNTITGDTLASEKDPVILERMDFPEPVISVAVEPKTKADQEKMGIALGKLAEEDPSFRVNTDEESGQTIISGMGELHLEILVDRMKREFKVEAEVGAPQVAYRETIKNPVKNEYKYAKQSGGKGQYGHVFLEINPLPSDSEDNFKFNNNIKGGVVPKEYIPAVQKGCEEAMAGGILAGYPMVNIEVTLYDGSYHDVDSSEMAFKLAASMGFKEGCRSAAAQAVILEPMMKVEIETPEEYMGDVIGDVNKRRGQVQSMDERAGVKLVTAMIPLSEMFGYSTDLRSMSQGRATYGMLFDNYAEVPKNVSEEIIAKRNG